A window of the Methanobacterium sp. genome harbors these coding sequences:
- a CDS encoding ArsR family transcriptional regulator, whose translation MNSGEKSSKKDKKIELFATSKGVYAIDSPVRVKILSMLRKNELSFDHIVALSGKAKSTVSVHLKKLVDEGIIDSKPDPEDARKKIFFINSEYLGELSHDKRLEEDIESYVASYISSDGDPFEFFRLMFKTIRVALMSQGINIDPILHEAGLKVGDALYERVKNSDINKFLENIAEFWETHHLGRVDVKSIDPLIINVYDCYECRGLPVLGAPACAFDAGILKSLFSAHFKDEQTVKETKCYAMGDNYCCFAINKL comes from the coding sequence TATTGACAGCCCAGTAAGAGTTAAAATATTATCAATGCTCAGAAAGAATGAATTAAGCTTTGATCACATAGTGGCATTATCTGGCAAAGCCAAATCAACAGTATCCGTACATTTAAAGAAACTTGTTGACGAAGGAATAATAGACTCCAAACCTGACCCTGAAGACGCCCGCAAAAAGATATTTTTCATAAACTCAGAATATTTAGGGGAATTATCCCATGACAAACGTTTAGAAGAGGACATAGAAAGTTATGTTGCCAGCTACATCTCCAGCGACGGAGATCCATTTGAATTTTTCCGTCTAATGTTTAAAACTATAAGGGTAGCTTTAATGAGCCAGGGAATTAACATTGATCCAATACTTCATGAAGCAGGACTTAAAGTTGGCGATGCACTTTATGAAAGAGTTAAAAATAGTGATATAAACAAATTCCTCGAAAACATTGCTGAATTCTGGGAAACTCATCATTTAGGTCGTGTAGATGTAAAAAGCATTGATCCATTGATAATTAACGTTTATGATTGTTATGAGTGCCGCGGTTTACCCGTTCTTGGAGCTCCAGCATGTGCATTTGATGCAGGAATACTAAAATCATTATTTTCAGCACATTTTAAGGATGAACAAACTGTAAAAGAGACAAAATGTTATGCAATGGGGGATAACTACTGCTGTTTTGCCATTAACAAATTATAA
- the cobI gene encoding precorrin-2 C(20)-methyltransferase has product MKKGKFTGIGVGPGDPDLLTVKAVKALNNIDVICAPKSAQSKPSLALSIVQNVIDRRDDDYSILEPLFPMIEDKNELQEYWKEAAELIIEKLDAGLDVAFITLGDPAVYSTFSYVFKRINNLGYETEIIPGITSFTGCSAAAKISLAEKDEIIVIVPKVDERLPQILEHGDTFVIMKTSRHSDRLKEIINADKRDKEIISVQNCSMDDEIVKDGFIEDKKYLSTTIVKFKK; this is encoded by the coding sequence ATGAAAAAAGGTAAGTTTACAGGAATTGGTGTGGGTCCGGGAGATCCCGATCTTCTAACAGTTAAGGCGGTTAAAGCTTTAAATAATATTGATGTGATATGTGCACCAAAATCTGCTCAATCAAAGCCAAGCCTGGCGTTATCAATCGTACAGAATGTTATAGATAGGCGAGATGATGATTATAGTATTTTAGAACCGCTTTTTCCAATGATAGAGGATAAAAATGAACTTCAGGAATACTGGAAAGAGGCTGCTGAACTGATAATCGAAAAATTGGATGCTGGATTGGATGTAGCTTTCATAACCCTTGGAGATCCTGCTGTCTACAGTACATTTTCATATGTCTTCAAACGGATAAATAATTTGGGCTATGAAACAGAAATAATACCTGGAATTACGTCGTTTACAGGATGTTCTGCAGCAGCGAAGATTTCTCTTGCTGAAAAAGACGAAATTATTGTTATAGTTCCTAAAGTTGATGAAAGACTGCCTCAGATTCTTGAACATGGGGATACTTTCGTGATAATGAAAACATCAAGGCATTCTGACAGGCTTAAAGAAATTATAAATGCTGATAAAAGGGATAAGGAGATAATATCGGTACAAAACTGTAGTATGGATGATGAAATTGTTAAAGACGGTTTTATTGAGGATAAAAAATATCTTTCTACCACCATTGTTAAATTTAAAAAGTAG